A single genomic interval of Lathyrus oleraceus cultivar Zhongwan6 chromosome 7, CAAS_Psat_ZW6_1.0, whole genome shotgun sequence harbors:
- the LOC127102214 gene encoding uncharacterized protein LOC127102214 codes for MTFLLTALKIQYVLDPDLEAIPEPTENETDEVKKERKKRKEDELLCRGHILNTLSDHLYDLYTNTAFAKEIWNALEFKFKAEEEGTKKFLISKYFDFKMLDSKPILAQVHELQVLVNKIKAVKIDIPEAFQVGAIIAKLPPSWKGYRKKLMHSSEDFSLEKLQKHLRIEEETKDREKTESAGFAKANVVTDKGKKNMMA; via the coding sequence ATGACATTTCTCCTGACCGCCCTGAAAATTCAATATGTCTTGGATCCTGATCTGGAGGCAATTCCAGAACCAACTGAAAATGAAACTGATGAAGTAAAAAAGGAGAGAAAGAAACGAAAAGAAGATGAACTGCTTTGTCGTGGACACATCTTGAACACATTATCtgatcatctctatgatctctACACCAATACTGCATTTGCAAAGGAAATCTGGAACGCACTCGAATTCAAATTCAAGGCCGAAGAAGAAGGTACGAAAAAGTTTTTAATATCTAAATACTTTGATTTTAAGATGTTGGATTCCAAGCCGATTCTTGCACAAGTACACGAGTTACAGGTTCTCGTGAATAAAATAAAAGCCGTGAAAATTGACATTCCTGAAGCATTCCAAGTCGGTGCAATAATAGCAAAATTGCCACCTTCGTGGAAAGGATACAGAAAGAAATTGATGCATAGTTCTGAGGACTTTTCTTTGGAGAAACTTCAGAAACACCTTCGTATCGAGGAGGAAACGAAGGATCGAGAAAAAACTGAGTCTGCTGGATTTGCTAAAGCAAATGTTGTTACCGATAAAGGAAAGAAAAATATGATGGCATGA